From Bradyrhizobium symbiodeficiens, the proteins below share one genomic window:
- the araD gene encoding L-arabinonate dehydratase, with protein MTKKKTPDQLRSARWFAPDDLRSFGHRSRAMQMGYAPEEWKDRPIIAILNTWSDAQPCHMHFKSRVDDVKRGILMAGGLPIELPALSLSESLLKPTTMLYRNLLAMDAEELLRSHPVDGVVLMGGCDKTTPALLLGATSMNIPAIYLPAGPMLRGNWKGKTLGSGSDGWKYWDERRAGKISDKDWLDIEAGIARSYGTCMTMGTASTMTAIAEAIGMTLPGASSIPAADANHIRMASECGRRIVEMVWEDLTPKVIQTRKAFENAIAVAMAMGCSTNAIIHLIAQARRAGQDIGLDDFEIASRKVPVIANVRPSGDAYLMEDFFYAGGLPALMGQIKPHLHLDCITVTGKTIGENIEGAEVHNGDVIRGIDNPIYKEGALAVLKGNLAPDGCVIKPSACAPRFLKHTGPALVFDDYPSMKKAVDDPNLDVTEDHILILRNAGPQGGPGMPEWGMLPIPTKLVKQGVRDMVRISDARMSGTSYGACILHVSPESYIGGPLALVRNGDRITLDVAARTINLDVSEAELEKRRAAWKQPERRFERGYGWMFTKHIKQANDGCDFDFLETDFGAPIGEPSIY; from the coding sequence ATGACAAAGAAGAAAACGCCCGACCAGCTCCGCAGCGCGCGCTGGTTCGCGCCCGACGATCTCCGCTCGTTCGGCCATCGCTCCCGCGCCATGCAGATGGGCTACGCGCCTGAGGAGTGGAAGGACCGCCCGATCATCGCGATCCTCAACACCTGGTCGGACGCGCAGCCCTGCCACATGCATTTCAAGTCGCGCGTCGACGACGTCAAGCGCGGCATCCTGATGGCCGGCGGCCTGCCGATCGAGCTGCCGGCGCTGTCGCTGTCGGAATCGCTGTTGAAGCCGACCACCATGCTCTATCGCAATTTGCTGGCGATGGACGCGGAAGAATTGCTGCGCAGCCATCCCGTCGACGGCGTGGTGCTGATGGGCGGCTGCGACAAGACCACGCCGGCGCTGCTGTTGGGCGCGACCTCGATGAACATTCCAGCGATCTATCTGCCGGCGGGCCCGATGCTGCGCGGCAACTGGAAGGGCAAGACGCTCGGCTCCGGCTCCGACGGCTGGAAATACTGGGACGAGCGCCGCGCCGGAAAAATCTCCGACAAGGACTGGCTCGACATCGAGGCCGGCATTGCCCGCAGCTATGGCACCTGCATGACCATGGGCACGGCCTCGACCATGACCGCGATCGCCGAGGCGATCGGCATGACGCTGCCGGGCGCCTCCTCGATCCCGGCGGCTGATGCCAACCACATCCGCATGGCCTCCGAATGCGGCCGCCGCATCGTCGAGATGGTGTGGGAGGATCTGACGCCGAAGGTGATCCAGACCCGGAAGGCTTTCGAGAACGCGATCGCGGTCGCGATGGCGATGGGCTGCTCGACCAACGCCATCATCCATCTGATCGCACAGGCCCGCCGCGCCGGCCAGGACATCGGCCTCGACGATTTCGAGATCGCGAGCCGCAAGGTGCCCGTGATCGCCAACGTGCGGCCCAGCGGCGATGCGTATCTGATGGAGGACTTTTTCTATGCCGGCGGCCTGCCGGCGCTGATGGGCCAGATCAAGCCGCATCTGCATCTCGACTGCATCACGGTCACCGGAAAGACCATCGGTGAGAATATCGAGGGTGCCGAAGTTCACAACGGCGATGTGATCCGCGGCATCGACAATCCCATCTACAAGGAAGGCGCGCTCGCCGTGCTCAAGGGCAATCTCGCGCCCGACGGCTGCGTCATCAAACCGTCAGCCTGCGCGCCGCGCTTCCTCAAGCACACCGGGCCTGCGCTGGTGTTCGACGACTATCCCTCGATGAAGAAGGCCGTCGACGATCCCAACCTTGATGTCACCGAGGACCACATCCTCATCCTGCGCAATGCGGGGCCGCAAGGTGGCCCGGGCATGCCGGAATGGGGCATGCTGCCGATCCCGACCAAGCTCGTCAAGCAGGGCGTGCGCGACATGGTGCGGATCTCGGACGCTCGCATGAGCGGCACCAGCTACGGCGCCTGCATCCTGCACGTCTCGCCGGAATCCTACATCGGCGGCCCGCTGGCGCTGGTGCGGAACGGCGACCGCATCACGCTCGACGTCGCCGCCCGCACCATCAATCTCGACGTGAGCGAAGCCGAGCTGGAAAAACGCCGCGCCGCCTGGAAGCAGCCCGAACGCCGCTTCGAGCGCGGCTATGGCTGGATGTTCACCAAGCACATCAAGCAGGCCAATGACGGCTGCGACTTCGACTTCCTCGAGACCGATTTCGGCGCGCCGATCGGCGAGCCGTCGATTTACTAG
- a CDS encoding ribonuclease activity regulator RraA — protein MTKLSEATRTKLKSVSTATVATALFKRGLRIQMIQDVHPLGADQPTMVGEAFTLRYMPAREDLNTIDVFKDRAHPQRKAVEDCPPGAVLVMDSRKDARAASAGAILVTRLMKRGVAGVVTDGGFRDSAEIARLGIPAYHHRPSAPTNLTLHQAIEINVPIGCGDAPVFPGDVVLGDSDGVIVIPAHLADEIANETIEMTAFEDFVTEEVGKGRGIFGLYPATDPQTLTDFAEWRKKNGR, from the coding sequence ATGACAAAACTCAGCGAAGCCACCCGCACCAAGCTCAAATCCGTCTCCACCGCGACCGTCGCCACCGCTCTGTTCAAACGCGGCCTGCGCATCCAGATGATCCAGGATGTGCACCCGCTCGGCGCCGACCAGCCGACCATGGTCGGCGAAGCCTTCACGCTGCGCTACATGCCGGCGCGCGAGGATCTCAACACCATCGACGTCTTCAAGGACCGCGCCCATCCGCAGCGCAAGGCGGTCGAGGACTGCCCGCCGGGCGCGGTGCTGGTGATGGACAGCCGCAAGGACGCGCGCGCGGCGTCGGCTGGCGCGATCCTGGTGACGCGATTGATGAAGCGCGGCGTCGCAGGTGTCGTCACCGACGGCGGCTTTCGCGATTCCGCCGAGATCGCCAGGCTTGGCATTCCCGCCTATCACCATCGCCCGAGCGCGCCGACCAACCTGACACTGCATCAAGCCATCGAGATCAACGTTCCCATCGGCTGCGGCGATGCGCCGGTGTTTCCCGGCGACGTGGTTCTCGGCGACAGCGACGGCGTCATCGTGATCCCCGCGCATCTCGCCGATGAGATCGCCAACGAGACCATCGAGATGACTGCGTTCGAGGATTTTGTCACCGAGGAAGTCGGCAAGGGCCGCGGCATCTTCGGTCTCTACCCCGCCACCGATCCGCAGACGCTCACCGACTTCGCGGAATGGCGGAAGAAGAACGGGCGGTAG
- a CDS encoding flavin reductase family protein gives MRRYIKRDFPTSNVRRLLEPGPIVLVSSAHKNETNIMTMGWHMMMEFSPALVACIISSANHSFDLIRRSRQCVINIPTADLATTVVKIGNSSGRDIEKFSEFGLTSKPGTHVRAPLIDECYASFECQLADASQVKKYNMFVFEVIKAHVATAPKLPKTIHYRGDGEFMISGAETGKYRKLFRPGML, from the coding sequence ATGCGACGTTACATCAAGCGGGATTTTCCGACCTCGAACGTCCGCCGCTTGCTCGAGCCGGGCCCCATCGTCCTTGTGAGCTCGGCCCACAAGAACGAGACCAACATCATGACGATGGGCTGGCACATGATGATGGAATTCTCGCCGGCGCTGGTGGCCTGCATTATTTCAAGCGCGAACCACAGTTTCGATCTGATCCGCAGGAGTCGCCAATGCGTGATCAATATCCCGACCGCCGACCTCGCGACGACGGTCGTGAAGATCGGCAACAGCTCCGGGCGCGATATCGAGAAGTTCAGCGAATTCGGCCTGACGTCCAAGCCGGGCACGCATGTCCGGGCGCCGCTGATCGATGAGTGCTACGCCAGTTTCGAATGCCAGCTTGCCGACGCCAGCCAGGTGAAAAAGTACAACATGTTCGTCTTCGAGGTGATCAAGGCGCACGTGGCGACGGCACCGAAGCTGCCGAAGACCATCCACTATCGCGGGGACGGCGAATTCATGATCTCCGGCGCCGAGACAGGCAAATACCGCAAGCTGTTCCGGCCCGGAATGCTGTGA
- a CDS encoding S9 family peptidase, whose product MTQAKTPSQPPVAPRRPHSFTRHGITVTDDYAWLKDAKWQEVLRDPKVLDPDIRKYLDEENVYTESLLGHTAPLQKTLVREMRGRIKEDDSSVPSPDGPYAYFRRFREGGQHELFGRMPREGGDGEIVLDGDALAKDHKYFKFGGSRHSHDHKLQAWSADTKGSEYFSIRVRDWASGKDFDDLVEETDGGVVWAADCKSFFYVRLDDNHRPMQVWRHRLGTRQADDSLVFEEQDAGWFTHLHESTSGRFCVIAGGDHETSEQRLIDLANPEAPPRLVAAREEGVQYSLADRGDQLFILTNADDAIDFKIVTAPLSSPERNNWRDLIPYRPGIYIIDLDLYAGHLVRLERANALPSIVIRDLASNEEHAIAFDEAAYSLDAMGSYEFETTNLRFAYSSMTTPSEVYDYDMVKRTRTLRKRQEIPSGHNAADYVTTRIMAKAQDGAEVPVSILHRRGLKLDGSAPLLLYGYGSYGMAMPASFNANRLSLVDRGFVYAIAHIRGGADKGWGWYLDGKREKKTNSFDDFSASARALIDANYTSARRIVGHGGSAGGMLMGAVANRAGELFAGIVAEVPFVDVLNTMLDDTLPLTPPEWPEWGNPIESEKDFRTILSYSPYDNVAAKDYPAILAMGGLTDPRVTYWEPAKWIARLRATMTGGGPVLLRTNMGAGHGGASGRFDRLDEVAIVYAFALWAAGMAEA is encoded by the coding sequence GTGACACAAGCCAAAACCCCTTCCCAGCCCCCCGTCGCCCCGCGCCGGCCGCATTCCTTCACGCGGCATGGGATCACCGTGACCGACGACTATGCCTGGTTGAAGGACGCGAAATGGCAGGAGGTGCTGCGCGATCCCAAAGTGCTGGATCCCGACATCCGCAAGTATCTCGACGAGGAGAACGTCTACACCGAGAGCCTGCTCGGCCATACTGCGCCGCTCCAGAAGACGCTGGTGCGCGAGATGCGCGGGCGGATCAAGGAGGACGATTCCAGCGTGCCGTCGCCGGACGGGCCGTACGCCTACTTCCGCAGATTCCGCGAGGGCGGACAGCACGAGCTTTTCGGCCGCATGCCGCGCGAGGGCGGCGACGGCGAGATCGTGCTCGACGGCGACGCGCTTGCCAAGGACCACAAATATTTCAAGTTCGGCGGCAGCCGCCATTCGCACGATCACAAGCTGCAGGCCTGGAGCGCCGACACCAAGGGCTCCGAATATTTCTCGATCCGCGTGCGCGACTGGGCGAGCGGTAAGGATTTCGACGACCTCGTCGAGGAGACCGACGGCGGCGTGGTCTGGGCCGCGGATTGCAAGAGCTTCTTCTATGTCCGGCTCGACGACAACCATCGGCCGATGCAGGTGTGGCGGCACCGGCTCGGCACCAGGCAGGCCGACGACTCGCTCGTCTTTGAAGAGCAGGATGCCGGCTGGTTCACCCATCTGCACGAGAGCACCAGCGGCCGCTTCTGCGTGATCGCGGGCGGCGATCACGAGACTTCGGAGCAGCGGCTGATCGATCTCGCCAACCCCGAGGCGCCGCCGCGGCTGGTCGCGGCGCGCGAGGAAGGCGTGCAATATTCACTCGCCGATCGCGGCGATCAGCTCTTCATCCTCACCAATGCCGATGATGCCATCGATTTCAAGATCGTCACCGCGCCGCTCTCTTCGCCCGAGCGTAACAACTGGCGCGATCTGATCCCGTATCGTCCCGGCATCTACATCATCGACCTCGATCTCTACGCCGGCCATCTGGTGCGGCTGGAGCGCGCCAATGCGCTGCCGTCGATCGTGATCCGCGATCTCGCCTCGAACGAGGAACATGCCATCGCCTTCGACGAGGCCGCCTATTCGCTGGACGCGATGGGCTCCTACGAATTCGAGACGACGAATCTGCGCTTTGCCTATTCGTCGATGACGACGCCGTCGGAAGTCTACGATTACGACATGGTCAAGCGCACCCGCACCTTGCGCAAGCGCCAGGAAATCCCGTCCGGCCATAACGCGGCCGATTACGTCACCACGCGCATCATGGCCAAGGCGCAGGACGGCGCCGAGGTGCCGGTGTCGATCCTCCATCGCCGCGGGCTCAAGCTGGACGGCTCGGCGCCGCTGCTGCTTTACGGCTACGGCTCCTACGGAATGGCGATGCCGGCCTCGTTCAACGCCAACCGCCTCTCGCTGGTCGATCGCGGCTTCGTCTACGCCATCGCGCATATCCGCGGCGGCGCCGACAAGGGCTGGGGCTGGTATCTCGACGGCAAGCGCGAGAAGAAGACGAATTCGTTCGATGATTTCTCAGCCAGCGCCCGCGCGCTGATCGATGCGAACTACACCAGCGCCAGGCGCATCGTCGGCCATGGCGGCTCGGCCGGCGGCATGCTGATGGGCGCGGTGGCGAACCGCGCCGGCGAGTTGTTCGCCGGCATCGTCGCGGAAGTGCCGTTCGTCGACGTGCTCAACACCATGCTCGACGACACGCTGCCGCTGACGCCGCCGGAATGGCCGGAATGGGGCAACCCGATCGAGAGCGAAAAGGATTTTCGTACCATCCTGTCCTACTCGCCCTACGACAACGTCGCCGCGAAGGACTATCCCGCGATCCTGGCGATGGGCGGCCTGACCGATCCGCGCGTCACCTATTGGGAGCCGGCCAAATGGATCGCGCGCCTGCGTGCCACCATGACAGGCGGCGGCCCGGTCCTGCTCCGCACCAACATGGGCGCCGGCCACGGTGGCGCCTCGGGGCGGTTCGACCGGCTGGATGAAGTCGCGATCGTCTATGCGTTCGCGCTGTGGGCGGCGGGCATGGCGGAGGCCTAG
- a CDS encoding MBOAT family O-acyltransferase: MLFNSYPFILLFLPVVLAGYFWLGRRSNLTPVIWLALASLAFYAIGSWQFVALLVLSIAFNYGIGHLLIVAKLGPSRRKAALALGVAGDLLVLGIFKYAGFAVENVNALLGMHFAVHILLPVGISFYTFTQIAFLVDAYRGQVAAYALPHYALFVTYFPHLIAGPILHHKDMIPQFEREETKRPDGHLILCGVIIFAIGLFKKTCLADGIQPLVALAFETRSPSFDQAWCGALAYTFQLYFDFSGYSDMAIGISLMFGIFLPVNFNSPYKATSIVEFWRRWHVTLSQFLRDYLYIPLGGNRHGRVLRYVNLLITMLLGGLWHGAAWTFVVWGALHGAYLCVNHAFNAVVPTIPSALARPARIGGAVLTFLAVVVAWVFFRAESVAWALRVLHAMADPSNVVFGREEIAALVMIAVYAALVWLAPNTQGILGYDHANRRVGENLRAGRMRPLFLYGASLVLAFGILGIQSHSEFIYFRF, from the coding sequence ATGCTGTTCAATTCCTACCCGTTCATCCTGCTGTTCCTCCCGGTCGTGCTGGCCGGATATTTCTGGCTCGGGCGGCGCAGCAATCTCACCCCAGTGATCTGGCTGGCGCTGGCCTCGCTCGCCTTCTACGCCATCGGCAGCTGGCAGTTCGTGGCGCTGCTGGTGCTGTCGATCGCGTTCAATTACGGCATCGGGCATCTCCTGATCGTGGCGAAGCTCGGCCCGTCACGACGCAAGGCGGCGCTCGCGCTCGGCGTCGCCGGCGATCTCCTCGTGCTCGGCATCTTCAAATATGCCGGCTTCGCCGTCGAGAACGTCAACGCGCTGCTCGGTATGCATTTTGCGGTCCACATCCTGCTGCCGGTCGGCATCTCCTTCTACACTTTCACGCAGATCGCGTTCCTGGTGGACGCCTATCGCGGCCAGGTCGCGGCCTACGCGCTGCCGCATTACGCGCTGTTCGTGACCTATTTTCCGCATCTGATTGCGGGGCCCATCCTCCACCACAAGGACATGATCCCGCAATTCGAGCGGGAGGAGACCAAGCGTCCGGACGGACATCTCATCTTGTGCGGTGTCATCATCTTCGCCATCGGCCTGTTCAAGAAGACCTGCCTTGCCGACGGAATCCAGCCGCTGGTCGCGCTCGCCTTCGAGACGCGCTCGCCGAGCTTCGACCAGGCCTGGTGTGGTGCACTCGCCTACACCTTCCAGCTCTATTTCGATTTCTCCGGCTATTCCGACATGGCGATCGGGATCTCGCTGATGTTCGGCATCTTCCTGCCGGTGAACTTCAATTCGCCTTACAAGGCGACCAGCATCGTCGAGTTCTGGCGCCGCTGGCACGTGACGCTGTCGCAATTCCTGCGCGACTATCTCTACATTCCGCTCGGCGGCAACCGCCATGGCCGCGTGCTGCGCTACGTCAACCTGCTGATCACGATGCTGCTCGGCGGGCTCTGGCACGGCGCGGCCTGGACTTTTGTCGTTTGGGGCGCGTTGCACGGGGCCTATCTCTGCGTCAATCACGCCTTCAATGCGGTGGTGCCGACCATCCCCTCGGCTCTTGCGCGCCCGGCTCGCATCGGCGGGGCCGTGCTGACGTTCCTCGCCGTCGTCGTCGCCTGGGTCTTTTTCCGCGCCGAGAGCGTTGCGTGGGCGTTGCGGGTTCTCCACGCCATGGCGGATCCTTCGAATGTCGTGTTCGGCCGAGAAGAGATCGCGGCGCTGGTGATGATCGCCGTCTACGCCGCATTGGTCTGGCTGGCGCCGAACACGCAAGGCATCCTGGGATACGATCACGCTAACCGCAGGGTCGGCGAGAACTTGCGGGCAGGGCGCATGCGGCCGCTGTTTCTCTATGGTGCATCGCTGGTGCTTGCGTTCGGAATCCTGGGCATCCAGAGCCACAGCGAATTCATCTATTTCCGGTTCTGA